Proteins encoded by one window of Anopheles maculipalpis chromosome 2RL, idAnoMacuDA_375_x, whole genome shotgun sequence:
- the LOC126557637 gene encoding uncharacterized protein LOC126557637 — protein sequence MGRLSALFSRKKLTTAETRLLVDQLKISCGIFLDPTIRSPNIQETRALKILQKIVTRSRRPIIQYIPDRDAIIECSLILVQNYVAHLRLRPSPLKRCQREPFANAKVLFQSAIDLLVPEMLSELIDTILKFLQTENLWHVEFICVEILLFVLECQAPSAPMLSKLIDRVERFLQLSDIGQVRHVLSVLQNVIVSQRWELIEYSELSKLLRFYHTSVMIGTSRNQIYELRRGFEKCLKDLVPLLSVADRYGFFVMMLPLVFDTDMSDEARIEFGSTVEYAASYMILYDPRNQKLTSDVSSFIVEYLLQCIESEDPTRSILACKVLTKLLDRGHHNTDQFQSPAVFHMDTYYEIELATDFAPLQQLLMEQRVHLEHVLLQAIELHSHRKMNLEVFYQLICTLLVEVPGGFTASAICCLLLRVQKKFLYHSINTQAEEVFDQPQHTNRIHATIMAVMTLINWIHRARSMNAYITCVLHNRFDHAPSLNPPLREQYRYAPHHISWYDSKLFFDTLEIRYSLWKCFRISEEKIPKPVRMRSRSYDDPRRQLNGGALNVFAGM from the exons ATGGGAAGACTTTCGGCATTGTTTTCCCGAAAAAAGTTAACCACCGCCGAAACGCGCTTACTCGTGGATCAGCTTAAAATATCCTGCGGAATCTTTCTGGATCCCACCATCCGTTCGCCCAACATCCAAGAAACGCGAGCATTAAAG ATCCTGCAAAAAATCGTTACCAGATCCCGGCGGCCCATCATACAGTACATACCGGACCGAGATGCTATCATCGAGTGTTCGCTCATACTGGTGCAGAACTATGTGGCACATCTACGGCTGCGGCCCAGCCCATTGAAGCGATGCCAGCGAGAGCCGTTTGCGAACGCGAAGGTGCTTTTTCAGTCCGCCATCGATCTGCTCGTACCGGAGATGCTTAGCGAGCTGATCGACACGATCCTGAAGTTCCTACAGACAGAAAACCTCTGGCACGTGGAATTTATTTGCGTGGAGATATTGTTGTTTGTGCTCGAGTGTCAAGCACCTTCCGCTCCAATGCTATCGAAACTGATCGATCGTGTGGAACGGTTTCTGCAGCTCTCCGACATTGGTCAGGTACGGCACGTTCTTTCCGTACTGCAGAACGTAATCGTATCGCAGCGTTGGGAGTTGATCGAGTATTCTGAGCTATCGAAGTTGCTGCGCTTTTACCATACCAGCGTGATGATCGGAACGAGTCGCAATCAAATTTACGAACTTCGGCGTGGATTCGAAAAGTGTCTTAAGGATCTCGTCCCACTACTCTCCGTAGCCGATCGGTATGGATTCTTCGTCATGATGCTGCCGCTCGTGTTCGACACTGACATGTCAGACGAGGCACGAATCGAGTTCGGGTCCACGGTAGAGTATGCCGCTTCCTACATGATACTTTACGATCCACGAAATCAAAAGCTAACCTCCGACGTGAGCTCTTTCATAGTGGAGTATCTGCTACAGTGCATCGAATCCGAAGATCCTACCAGGAGTATATTGGCCTGCAAGGTACTAACAAAATTGCTCGACCGTGGTCATCACAACACGGACCAATTTCAATCACCCGCCGTTTTCCACATGGACACGTACTACGAGATTGAGCTGGCGACCGACTTTGCTCCCCTGCAACAGTTGCTCATGGAACAGCGGGTGCATCTGGAGCATGTTCTGCTACAAGCCATTGAGCTGCACAGCCATCGCAAGATGAACCTGGAGGTGTTCTATCAACTGATCTGCACGCTACTCGTCGAAGTTCCGGGTGGATTTACCGCATCCGCTATCTGCTGTTTACTGCTACGGGTGCAGAAGAAGTTTCTTTACCATTCGATCAATACCCAAGCTGAGGAGGTGTTCGATCAGCCACAGCACACAAACCGTATCCATGCAACCATAATGGCCGTGATGACACTGATCAACTGGATCCATCGGGCGAGATCGATGAACGCGTACATAACGTGCGTTCTGCACAATCGGTTCGATCATGCCCCGAGTCTTAATCCACCGCTGAGGGAACAGTATCGTTATGCACCGCACCATATCTCCTGGTACGACAGTAAGCTGTTCTTCGACACGCTCGAGATTCGGTACAGTTTGTGGAAGTGTTTCCGTATCTCGGAGGAGAAAATTCCCAAACCGGTGAGGATGCGTTCCAGATCGTACGATGATCCTCGAAGGCAGCTGAATGGTGGTGCGTTGAATGTGTTTGCTGGCATGTGA